Genomic segment of Anaerobacillus alkaliphilus:
TAGTTATTATAGCACCATCGGCTAGACGTAAGGGCCGTGCATCTGCTTTGTTGCAGCATTTTGTCAGTATAGCGCCTACCGAGAAGGTATTCTCATCAACTAATCTATCAAATCAAGCTATGAAGAAGGTCTTCGAGGCAAACGGCTTTGTACAGAGTGGTACTATTGATAATCTAGACGATGGAGACCCTGAACTCATTTACTTTAAGATGAAATAACGGTTGTTACAGCTTTACTTCTGGAGGAGTAAGGCTTTTTTTTATTTAATAAATTGGAAAATAGTGTTAATATAATTGAGGGTGTGGTCGCGATTAGTGACTTATTTTACCAGGTCCTTACAGAATGGGTCACTAATAAAAGCGATTAGTGAGCGAGTTTACCAGATCCTTACAGAATGAGGCATTAATAAAGGCGATTAGTGATCGGGTTTACCAGAACTTTACATATTGAGACACTAAAAAGGGTAATTAGTGTCTGATTTTACCAGATCCTTACATATCGGATCACTAATAAAGGTTATTAGTGCCTTTACCGGAACTTTACAGGCCAACTATTTAAATTAGGAGCTGTGATAAGAGATGGAACAAATAAAGCAAGTATTAAAGGAATACTTTGAGGCGTGGAACAAAGGTTTTATTTCTAAGGATGGCGAGGGTATCCGAGCGTTTATGTCCGAGAGTTTGGTAGGGCATTGGGCGCATTCAAACTTAGAGAAACCAGACAACTACTACTATGATTACGATCTTCATAGTGTTCTAGTGCAGATGGATGATGCAGAAAAAAGTTTTGAAACCTTATCAATTACTGAACGTAAAAATGGGTATGAATATGTAATTTTAGGAAGAGAGACTAATGTAATTAAGGGAGAACCGTTCAGAGCGCAATGTATGTTTGTCTGGCGTAAAGAAGATGCAGGTTGGAAATTAGTAAGAGAATATATTGAGTTGGAGAGATGATACGAGAACTAATTGAACAAGGTGGGAAGTTATGAAAACTTTAATTTACATATCAGCACTGTTTTTTATGCCGTTTTTTTCATATATTTTCTTACGAAGTTTGTTTTTGGTTATTACATTCATGAAAGAGGAAAATAAATACAAAAGGGATCAAGCGATTGTGACCACCTGTATTTTCTTTGCTTTAATCATGTGGACATTTAGTAGTCTAATTTTAATGATTGGTCATTGGTAAAAGTATGTTAAATATATACGCATAGGAGGAGTTATGAATCCGTACAAAAGTGGTGTTCTACTCATTTCATTTCTAACTATTTTATATGCAATAATCGCAATCATTTTCACTTTAAATGATAGTTTCCTACGCAGTGATTTTGTCTCGGACGTGATGGCTATTAAAGGAGTAGGAAATGATGTTCCTGTGGCACTTGGAGTGGCTATGAGCTTTATTTGGTTGCTGTTTGGAGCTGTATATTTGAAAAATAAGAAAGTGCCTCTGGCTCAGGAAACTGGTCAGGCGAGGGAGCTTATTGCTGCTACCAATGAAAGCGTTGAAACACGAAATATGGTCAACAACGATCAGCGGTTGAATACAAAGCTAGTTTGGTATATGATAGGATCTTTTATTTTCGGTGGGTTATTGACCGTCTCCCTCATTGACGCTAATTTCTACATTAATAAATATTCAGAAGCTAAGCTGCTAGAATTTCGAATCGCTACAGTAGGATTTGCGCTCAGCTATTTTTTGATTGCCTACATGTATTTTCAAAAAAAATAGAGCGGGGTGAAAGCATGAACTGGCTGTTGTTAATAATTGGCATAGTCTTATTACTATTAATTGTAAAATGTCTTGCTATCATTGAGAAGAAAAAAACAAACTCGATGGCAAGTGAAATTAAACAGAACGCTTTAATGGTACCTTTGGGTGTTGGATTGATACTTCTGATTGCTTTAATCCCCTATCAGGTGTGGGTTATATTTGGTAGGCCAGTTGGTTGGGAAATAATCTATATTTTTGGATTTTCTATTATGGTAACTGTCACTCTATGTTTCTGGTATTATTATCGCCAAATGAAACATAGAATTGCACATTCATAGCTTATTTGTAGTAGAAGGGAAGATAGTGGTGGGAAGTAAGTTGAACATAAGAATAAAATTCATAACGTTTATGCTGGTAATTTTCGTGCTCAATGGTTGTGTACTCGTCGATGGTGGTTCACTTAAGTCAGAGTTAGAACTTAATTATAATACAATGTTTGGCACAGATTTTGATTATTTAGGACGTGTTGAGGTAATTGAGGTTAGTAATGATCATATAGTTGTTCAGATGAGTGCAGAGGAATTCCATTCCAGATATTTACAAAACTCTAAGCCAGTAGAGCAAACTTTAAACCTCAACAATGAGTATTCCATCAGAGTAACAGCAATAGACGACCCGATGTATCGCAAAGGTCAAAAAGAAGCATTATTAACATATGATATTGAAAGTAAAGTGATTTGCAGTAAGAAAAAGTGTGTTGAAATTTCACAAGACATTGAAGGTTGGTGATTAACATGTTTAAATGGCCAGTTATCATTTATGTTCTAGTATGTATCATCGCTATCGTTATTCCTGCATCGGAAGGGTATCAATTTATTGGTTGGAAGCTATTTGTTGGGCAGGCATATGCAATTCCAGCCTTTATCGTTTCCTTAATCATCTTTAGGATCTTCAAAGGAAATAAAGCAGTTCAAGATTAGTGTGTAAAATTGTTGTAAATTTCTGAAACCTTCTTCCTTCCTTGTACGTAGTAGTACTTGAAAGGAGGAATTTTTTATGGTGAAACTTATAGCTATGATCTTATTCGTATTAATTGTTGAATTAGGAATTTTATTTGGTATTTCATTTTATTTTGAGGTAGACCTACTTAGCACGTTGTTTTTTGGGGCAGTTTTTTTCGTGTTTATTTCTTACCTAATGAGTTCATCAGGAGACATGTTTACAAGAGGGCAGGAGGCTGCAGCTTTTCAAGCATCTGGTGGTAGGTATATTCCGAAGTACGAAAAATTCACTATGCAAATTGGTCCATTTATGATTGGGTCTGTACTTTGTTTTGTTGTTTATTTAGTTTTATCTTATTTTTAAAAAAACGGACATCAAAGATGCCCGTTTTTAGCTTGCTTTTGTAAGGAGTTTCTGTTTCGTTTTATAGTTACTGGCAACGAGGATGATAACACAGGTTGTAAGAATAAGTGCACCATGTAAAATCCAAACCATCGCTGGCATAGACGTTTTTTCAAGTAAGATGGGTGCGACAAGAAATCCTAGGGCAAAGCCTAACGACTTCAATAGCATTCCAACACCAAAAATTCGACCACGGATATGGTTTTCAGATTTTTGTAAAATCGTAGCATGCAATGTCGTAAAGGCTGCATCAAAAATTCCAGTGAAAAAGGCAAACGGAAAGATGATCCAAACCATCGTTGTTGATAGAAAAATGATAAAGCCTGTTGACATAAGGATTGCTGAACCAAAGCAAACCCAATAGAGTTGTTTTTCAATAAAGGGTTTAATTCTAGGTAAAATCATTGTTGCGAAGACAGAACCCAGTCCCCAAACAGCCCAAATCATTCCATAGAAGAAGCCTTGTCTCTCAACATGGATCATTTCTGCTAAGAGAGGAATTCCTAGATTGTGAGAGCTTCCTGCAAATGCCCCGACAAGAAAGACAACATTGACCATCATCAGCATTGGGGCAACTGTTAAGTATTTATACACTTCTTTAATGTCGTGAAAAATACTAATTACTTTTTCTTTTACACCTGAAGCGACAGCTATAACTCTATTAGCTGAACCGGTTTCCCAATTCATTTTTAAAAGGACTAAAGCTGAAATAAGGTAGGTGGATGCATCAATTAGTAGGGTAATTTTATAGCCTAAAAAATCAGTTATTAGTGCTGCTCCAATAAACCCTGCTACTAAACTAATGGATGTTAATCTAGCAACCAATGCATTCGTTTGTAAAATTTTATCCTCACCAAAGATTGTCGGAACCTCTGAGCTAAAGCTTACTGCAAAAAATGTATTGGTAAAACCGATTAGGAATGAAACGACAATAATAAGGGTCGGGTTCGGAAACGGAATTAAAATAAGAATGATTAAAGCTCTAAGAACATTTGTGATAATCATGATATATCTTCGATTATAACGGTCAGCAACAACACCTGAAAATAGACTGGATAAAACACCTCCAAATGTTCGTGCCGCCATTGCAGCTGCAAGATAGACGGGACTGCCTGTCGCAGCATAAATAAGGACATTTAACACAATCATGTCCATAAAATTTCCAAAATCAGAAAAAGCCTTTACATATAAAAATAGTTTACGATTCATGCTGCTGTTTTCTCCTTTAACTGACTAAAATGTCACTAACCATCATTGTAATGAGATTCTTGTTATTTCGCAATACGAAGTTTTGAAAAACAGAGGGAAGTTTTCGCGTGTGTTCATAGTTATATAGTAATTCAGTTAGAAAGGGTGCTAAGACTATGAAACGTAATGTTTTTCTTTGGTTGGCATTTTTGATTTTGGGCGTGTATATCATTGCACTTCCTGATGATGGGCCACGCTGGATCACATTTAGTGAAGTTCATGGTCCAGGTTTCGTTGATCTGATAGGAATTGTCTTAGTAATCATCGGTTGGCTACTATTCGTTAAAGTACTATGGGATCGACGATCGAAATTACTACACTTTAATGGTGGGCTTTCATTGTCCATTGTATTGCTTTTGTTTGGTTTTAGCTTTGTGCTGATTGTAGCTTCTGTGGCGTCTGATTTTCTTTTTTGGTGGGTAGTAGGAATTATCATTGTTAATTTGATCCAAGTGTTATGTCTATTGATTGTAAGTAAATGGGAATTACCGAAGTATGAGGGAGCTAAGGGTGACAACTGAATAGAGGTTATCGCTTTTATTTGTCGAAGTATATGACAGAAGAGTTTCTCAAGACTGACCACTACCAACAGTGAGTTTTGGGATTCTGATATGCTAATCATCGAGGATGAATAATTACGAGTTTAATTAAAAGTCAAACAAATTGGGGGATTAAATGCATCCGGCTGATTTAATTGAATTTATTTTCGTAGGAAGTATGATCTTGTCATTAGTAGTTATAGCAATATTACTTAGAGGTAAATGGAGAAAGTATATACTTTTATTTACATTAGTACTTTTTGTCACTTATAGTACATTTTTTGTGGTCAAACCATATTGGACCGACTATCAAATTGCAAGAAAGGTTATTTTACTAGAAACCTACCTCGACGAACGTTACCCACTAGAGGAATGGGTGATTTCAACAGTACCCCACCGTAAAAGGGGCTACAAACATCTAAATCCTTATTATATTGGGGTGAAGTTTGCAAGAGAACCTGAGGTTGTTTATCATTATTGGGTCGAGGATGAAACTACCATTTACCAGATTGCCTTTTCAACAGATAAGACAGGAGAGTTCATGTTCGACGAGAGGTGAGAACTATGAATTTTAGGAGGAACTATGAACCATTCTTTTATTGCCAATTTGTCATTAAAAATTTTAGCAGTTTACACGGTTATTTTAGCAATAAAAAATCTACCCATGTTTATTAGCAATATGCAATCAATCTTATTCATGAGAAATAGTGGTATGGATGAAAACTCATTACTATTTTTGTTAGGGGGCATCCCGTTTCTAACTTTGGCATTTGTAGGAATACTGCTTTGGGTCTATGCTGAAAAGATCTCATCGTTTATTCTTCGTGAACATAATTTCAATGAGTTAGAGGCTAAAGAGAAGAAATTACAGATTACACTGTTTTCGGTTGTTGGCTTGCTAGTACTAGTGCAAACTTTACCTCAATGGTTTAATCTCATTCCAGGCCTCATTTTTCTGACAGAAAAATATCGTATGAGCGTGGCTACGAATGAAATTCATACTTATACATACTTGATTGGATTACTACTACAGGTATCCATCGGTTTGTATTTGTTTTTAGGGGCGAGAGGGTTAGTAGGGGTTCTTAGAGTGTTAAGAAAACATTAATAGTACGCTTCGTTTTAAAAAAAGCAAGGGATTCGGTAAATCCCTTTGCTTTTTTAATTATTTATCCAAACTGATGCTTATTTCGATAGTTTTCAAGGTTTATTGGTTATTTATGTTAATGTAAGAGTGTAAAACAAGGGAGGAAGTTTAGTGAATATAAAAAATCCATTCAAAACTTATGGTCTTATATTCTTAGTCATAATAACTGCAATAGCAATTTTGGATAGTTTTAGAATATCAAATAACGCTGATGAACTAAAACAAGAGAACATAAAGTTAGTAGAAAAAGTCACTAATTTAGAAAGCGTTTTAAATAATAAATCCGATGCCTTAGTTAATATTGAAGAAGTGTTAGTTGAGGTTGAGGGAGAAAATAAGGAATTGATAGATCATGTTTTCCATTTAGAAAAAGAAATTGATTTATCGAAATCTTATTTTGACTATAGTGAATTTAATGATGCGATAAACACCATAGAATTATTCAAGAAAGTTGAAGAGTTCGCTGAAGTAAAAAACTTCTTTTTGACAGGAACGAGTACAGGGAATTTCGGTCTATCGTTTTCAGCTCTAGACCGCGAAGGTACCTGCCCTTGTAGGATTGGTTTTAGCAGTGGAAAAAGTATTGAATGGATACCGAATTCCATTCTAAACCTTATTCAATTTAGCGTTCAGAAAGATAAACTAATTCTCATTTATGAAACCTCTGAGGATATTGAAGAAAACTTTCAATTTGTCATGGCAAAGGGAACAGCATGGGATGACCTGACTGAAAAGTGGAGAATAGAAGAAATAAAAATGCTAAAAGCGAACTAGCATATAAAACGCTTGCAGTTCATTTTCAAGCGTTTGTAATTATTATGGTAAAACCAACAATTAATTGTAAAACATTAATATATCAACAAAAAAGTGAGAACCAATTATGTTGTTAATTGGTTCTCATTTAATGTTGTTAATTTAAATCATCTTTACTTCAAAACCGAACCCGTTAGGAGAATTACCCTAGTTTTTTTCTCTAAAATAGCATCATAACTGCACCAATGACTGTTAGAGCAATTAAATGATAACCAACAGCAATGAAATAAACGATACGAGAATTTTTACTATGTGTTGCTAGTCCAAAAATAAAATCTTTCGCATAGGCAAGTGCTACAATAATCCCGATACACGCACCAATTAAGGCACCATCTAGAAGTGTTTGTGCCTGCGATAGTTGAAGGACGACATACAACATGATGGAGGTTACAATTGTTACGAATGTTAAGAGTCCATAATTAGGATGTTCAGGCTTGATGTTTAATTCTTCCACCCAGCGATTGCCAAATAGTATCGGTGAATAATATAACATACCGATAGCCATGTACAAAATTACTCCGACGATGATTGCTAAAATCATAGATAATTCCTACTTTCGTTTTCTTTACATTATAACTATATAAGTAGACGTTTTAAAGTTAATGTAACAGAGAGCTCTTTTTAAACGTCAGTTTAATAAATAAATCCTAAGAAAGAATGTGAGTTTATGAAAAAATATATTTATTCTATATTAATTATGCTACTACTCACACAGCCAATGGCTGTTACCTTAGCAAACTCGGGTCCAGCATATTGGGAAGGGCACCCTTCCACTGAAATGATGACCATTGCTTCTGATACTCCAATCATTGTTGAAAACGAGGAACTTGTTTTTGATTTTACGAATAGTGATCCTTACCATTCAGTACACGGAAAAGTCACCGCTACTTATCAAATGTTTAATCCGACCGATGAGAGTCAGGTGGTAGAGATGGTGTTTCCGTTTGTGGGAACGGTCATAGGTTTTTCGGATGATGAAGTGGTTATAACATCGGACCATCAAATTCTTACTTATGATCTTTATGTAGGGGACTTGATTAGTGAAAGATTTGAAAATAAAAAACGAGATTTCGAGTTTTCAAAGATTCTTTCGACGATCTCAAAAGAGCCCTATTCCGCTAGAAATTTAACTGAAGAAGAGCAAGGTAAGCTATATATTATTGAAGTAACGCCAAAAAACGAAGAACGCATTCACCTTGGGATGAGTTTCTATTACAATGGTAAAAATACAAAATTGATCACTAAAGGGTTTAATGGGTACCGTTACGATAATGGTCAAACTCAATTATCCGCTTGGTGTTATCAGCCCGAGAGACTAGAGATTTTTGTTTTGGGAGATGACATTGACTTTGACATTCAAGCTTTTACAGATGGAGAGATGGAGGAAAAAACGGATTTATATTCTGTTGAAACGTCTGTTGTAGAGGTTTCGGTAAAAGACTATTTATTTGAACTGCTAAAAGAGGCAGACTATAGCGAGCAGTTAACGGATACACAACTCTATAATGTCTTTGCAGAGGTACTAGACCAATATTTTTCACGAGATATAGGATATACAACGAAGTATGATTTACTTGAACATGGCTACCATGAAAGAATTTTGTCTTTAGTTTATCAAGTTGAGTTTCCACCGAAGACTACTAAAACAGTAGCGGTTAGTTACATCGCTCGTGGAACGATGGATAAAACAAAAACAGCAAAACCTTTACACACATTTGATTACATACTAAATCCGGCAAAAAATTGGAGTGACTTTGGTTCATTAGCGATCCGAATTCTGACACCTGAACAAGCCCCATTCATTGTCGATAGTACCATTGACTTTGGAAAAGTAGAGAAAAATGTTTATGAAGCAAACCTGTTTGCCTTACCAGAAGAGGACTTAAGTTTTACACTCTATGAACATGAAGAAATTGGTTTTGGAGATAGGATTGGAGCAAAGATTGGTTTGATTTTATTAGTCTTATTGATTGTGACTATAGTAGTCGTAATTAGAGTTCGGAAGAGGTAGGAGGGTCTTGGAGTAGGGGAATTTCACGAAATTGTAATAAATATAATCGGAACATATGTTCGTATTCGTTCGGTTTTGTGCTATAATTAAGGTAGTTTCCGGTATATTGGGGGTGTAATGTTCAAACGTAGGTATATCCATTGTTTACAAAGTTGTCCTTCGTAACTTAAGTTCGTACTATAATTAAAGAATAAGTTGGGGTGAATAAGTTGGAACAATTATTAAAACAATTCATGGAAAAAATAGACCAACGCTTTGACAGATTAGAAGTTGACATAAATGAGTTAAAGGTAGCCCAAGGACAATAGCAAGTTGACGTTAAGAATTTGCAAGGTGATGTCATTGAGCTAAAAGAAGGGCAAGCACGTGTTGAGCAATATATGATTGATAATCTTCGAGCTTATACAGATAAAATTACTGAATATATTGATGCTAGAACAGATGCGTTAAATAAACGCGTGTATCGACTGGAAGTAGCATTCGAACGATTAAATAAACAATAGTTATTACATGACTGGTTTTATAGGAACATCCCAAAGGCATAGGTTAACATTATAGATAAGTGTTTTATTTTTCTAATAATAAGCGCGTTAATTCGGAATAAGAGTTAACGCTTTTTTTATGGAATTTCCTAATTAAAAGTACTATACTAAAACGAGAATAAATTGAGTGGTCATTCATTCAAAATTGAAACGTTGGTTGTGTTAGCTTAGGAGGATAGTTTGATGTTTAAGAAGAAATTTGAGCAAAAAGCAGTGAATGGGGTTCAGATGGGGAATGGGACGATTTCGTTTCGAGGCGTGACTTTAAATGTTCATAGCTTTTTTCTGGATGGTGTATTAATTGATACGGGAGCCAAATCATTGGATCGGTTTTTCAAGTCTTTTTTTAGCGAGTTAGATATAAAGAAAGTAGTAATTACTCACTTTCATGAAGATCATACAGGATGTGCGTCATACCTACAGGAAGACTTGCAAAAACCTGTATTTATGGATGACGCCAAGCTTCAATCTTGCACGAATAAGGCGGATTATCCGCTATACCGTCAATTGTTCTGGGGCAGACGTAAGCCGTTTTATGCAGAGGTAATTGGGGAAATATTTTATTCACAAAAGGCAAAATGGCAAGTGATTAAAACACCTGGGCATGCCATTGATCATCTAGCATTTTTAAATGATGAAACAGGGCAGCTTTTTACAGGGGACCTCTACTGTCAGAAAAAAACAAAGGTTGTTCTAAGGGATGAGAGTGTCCCGATGATTATTAATTCATTAAAAAGAATTTTAACCTATGATTTTGGTGATGTGTTTTGCAGTCATGCTGGATATTTAAGTGATGGGCGTACAGCTCTAGAGGAAAAGCTGGAATATCTATTGGAACTAGAAGGGAATATACTTAAGTTACATGATGAAGGTAAGGGCCTGCGGGAGATTAACAGGGAATTGTTTCCTAAGAAACATGCTGTATCTTATTTTTCTTCTGGAGAATGGGACTCTTTCCATATTGTAAAGTCTATCATAGCGCAAAACAAAACGCTTATATCGTAATGTGATGTAATTATAGTGGGAAATAATGTATATTTTCATCAAAAGTGTTACCTACGCAAACAAAGAAGGGTATGCGCCTATGAAATTGTATTTAATTTGATAGGCATTTTTAATTGTTTCAATTACAGACATCTTTCTACCTCATTAAATACAAAAAAATCTCATGGTGCGATTGGTATTTTATGTTAAAATGCTCTTAAGTCAACATCATTATTGTGATTAATGGAGGAGGAAGGTAAGTTGTGCAGAGCAAATAAAGTAACTATCTACATATTGTGCTTCGTTATCTCATTTTTTTCTTGTTATGCTCTGTATAAACTTATTGAAGCATCTCTTGTTATTTTGGAAAAAAGTTTGGGAATCGACAACGTTGCAGCTGGAGCTCTTTCTCTAATTTTTGCTCCTATATTGTTATTTATATTTAATCTTGTATTCTACTTAGTATTATATGAGAAAACCATTAAACCGTCCCCTAGGCAAATAGTTTCTTGGAGAATATTACTGCTAAGTAAGAAACATTGGAGATTAAATCTTAGTAGAGTCTTAATGTATTTATTATGCTTGTGGATAATAGCGGATCATATTGGAATGGTTTCAATATGGGTTGTTATTACCTTAGTATTGAATATCCTTGCTTACGGTTATTGGACGTTACAAATAGTTGGAGAAAGATACCTATTTAATTAAAGTAGCTGTCTCAATTACCGTGTGAATTTTTATGAATAAGGAGGAGATTTTGATGGCTATTGAACTAAAGATTTTATATTCTTCCTTAATAATGGTATTGATCCTTGGTATCTCTTTCTTTTATGCTGCATTTAGCATTCAAAAAAAGAAAGGTGTTATTGTTGAAAAGTTTAGGCCCATGTTATTAATTCTTCCTACGATCTCTATATATCAGTATTATTATCAAACGGTAAAACTTGAATTAGATTCAACATTTTTTACACAAGCTATAATCATTTTTTTTATCTTGTTGACTATTTTAAGTTATTTATTAAGAAATAAAAAAGTCATTGCAGTTCATGACATAAAACAAGAAGAAGTTATTGCTGTGTTAGAGTCTCAGTTAACAAGCATGTCTGTTCCTTATAAAATAAATAATGCCTCTGATAGTGAAAAAGTTATATTTTCTCTTAATGATGAGGGGAGTAAGATTATCATTGAAGGTGGAATTCTAGGTGAAGAAAGCAAAACTTTTAGCCTTATATTTAAAAAATGCCACCAATTACAGCAGATAGAGGAACTTCACTATAAGGTCGAATCAACTTTTCGAGAAAAACAAGGTGATAAAGTATTTTGGACACAAATCGTAATAAATTCTAGTTTAGGCTTAGCATGTACGGTCGCAGTAATCTACTTTTATTTCAGATTTTCTTTTGTTTTTTAAGTTGTGAGAGAATCGCAAAAAAACGAGCTGAAATTATTCAGCCCGCTACGTATTTTTTGTACAGACAAAGCAAATCGAGGTTTTTTATATACAAAACTATAAACACGGTGATAGGATACGCAACCCATTTTAACCATCACGAGTGTAGCTAATTTTTCATTCCTGTATATATTAAAATAGCATCTCTAAGTAATTCAGCTACACCATCTTGCTCCTTATCATAGTAGGCTTTAAAACGCTCATCGGCGACATACATCTCGGCCAGACCAGCGTGAGCCTCTTTGCTGTAGGTTGGCCAGTAGTATGTTAACCATTGCTTATGCAAATCAACTGCTTTTTGTGCCACTTCACTAGTGGGATCTCCTAATTTCATAGCTTCTGCTAATGTTGTATGAATTTGATCTGCCAGTAACGTCACTTTTTCAAGATCCTCTTCGGTCATGTTTTGAAGTTTAGCATTAGATTGATTAACAGTTTCATCTCCATATTTCTCACGAATTTCTTTTCCATACTTTTCTTCGTTCTCATCAATTAACTTCTGTTTAAATCCTTCAAACTTTTCCTTATCGGACATAATGATTCTCCCTTCATTTGCACCAATGGTTTTGCTTACATTGTTAATTAACAAATCAAGCTGTTCACGTTTTTCTAGAAGCTTAGCTTGGTGCATTTTTAGTGCAGCAATTGCGTCAAAGGTTGGGTCATTAAGAATATCCATAATCTTGTCGAGTTCCAAACCAAGCTCTTTATAAAAAAGAATTTGCTGCAGTTTATCCACTTCCTTTTGACCATAAATCCGATATCCCGATGAATTGGTCCTAGCCGGCGTTAAGAGACCAATCTCATCGTAATAACGAAGTGTACGGGTGCTGATTCCTGCTAACATACTTAGCTTTTTGACGGTATATTCCATGATTTCACCTCCTGACAATTTCACTTTACACCTTGACGTAGCGTGAAGGTAAATAGGTTTTTAAAAAAAATTATAAAAGAGACCAAAACATGGTCTCTCTTAAGTCAACTGTTGCTCCGCAAATTCTCTATAAAGTGGATGAGTATTCACCAGTTCTTGGTGTGTTCCTGTACCGGTAATTTCGCCTTTTTCAATAAAGATAATTCTGTCGGCGTGAACGATTGTAGACAAACGATGGGCAATAACGAAGGTTGTTCTGCCTTCCATGAGTCTAGTTAACGCTTGTTGAACGATACCTTCTGACTGACTATCTAAGCTTGCAGTTGCTTCATCCATCATCAGAATTTTCGGATCGCGAAGAAACGCACGAGCGATCGCAATTCGTTGCCTTTGACCGCCAGAAAGTTTAATTCCGCGCTCACCAACTTCTGTATCGAGTTTTAATGGGAACTCCTCGATGAATTGGTCAGCATAAGCCATTTTAGCAACTTCCCATAAACGTTTATCATCAACGGTTTCTTCCAACCCGTAGGCAAGATTTTCACGTAGAGTTCCCGCAATCATGGGACTGTCTTGCGAAACATAGCCGATTTGACTACGCCAAGAAGCTAATGTTAAGTCTTTAATGGGGGTATGACCGATTAAAATCTGTCCAGAAGTAGGCTCGTAAAATCTTTCGAGCAAGCCAAACAT
This window contains:
- a CDS encoding GNAT family N-acetyltransferase produces the protein MGVKIANSSNIEDLVQIDREVIGDDHRREFIRMAVEEERCLIIASEYAVEGFLIHDKNFFNSSFISLVIIAPSARRKGRASALLQHFVSIAPTEKVFSSTNLSNQAMKKVFEANGFVQSGTIDNLDDGDPELIYFKMK
- a CDS encoding nuclear transport factor 2 family protein, whose product is MEQIKQVLKEYFEAWNKGFISKDGEGIRAFMSESLVGHWAHSNLEKPDNYYYDYDLHSVLVQMDDAEKSFETLSITERKNGYEYVILGRETNVIKGEPFRAQCMFVWRKEDAGWKLVREYIELER
- a CDS encoding DUF4017 family protein, with the protein product MFKWPVIIYVLVCIIAIVIPASEGYQFIGWKLFVGQAYAIPAFIVSLIIFRIFKGNKAVQD
- a CDS encoding MFS transporter translates to MNRKLFLYVKAFSDFGNFMDMIVLNVLIYAATGSPVYLAAAMAARTFGGVLSSLFSGVVADRYNRRYIMIITNVLRALIILILIPFPNPTLIIVVSFLIGFTNTFFAVSFSSEVPTIFGEDKILQTNALVARLTSISLVAGFIGAALITDFLGYKITLLIDASTYLISALVLLKMNWETGSANRVIAVASGVKEKVISIFHDIKEVYKYLTVAPMLMMVNVVFLVGAFAGSSHNLGIPLLAEMIHVERQGFFYGMIWAVWGLGSVFATMILPRIKPFIEKQLYWVCFGSAILMSTGFIIFLSTTMVWIIFPFAFFTGIFDAAFTTLHATILQKSENHIRGRIFGVGMLLKSLGFALGFLVAPILLEKTSMPAMVWILHGALILTTCVIILVASNYKTKQKLLTKAS
- a CDS encoding DUF1761 domain-containing protein — protein: MILAIIVGVILYMAIGMLYYSPILFGNRWVEELNIKPEHPNYGLLTFVTIVTSIMLYVVLQLSQAQTLLDGALIGACIGIIVALAYAKDFIFGLATHSKNSRIVYFIAVGYHLIALTVIGAVMMLF
- a CDS encoding MBL fold metallo-hydrolase, producing the protein MFKKKFEQKAVNGVQMGNGTISFRGVTLNVHSFFLDGVLIDTGAKSLDRFFKSFFSELDIKKVVITHFHEDHTGCASYLQEDLQKPVFMDDAKLQSCTNKADYPLYRQLFWGRRKPFYAEVIGEIFYSQKAKWQVIKTPGHAIDHLAFLNDETGQLFTGDLYCQKKTKVVLRDESVPMIINSLKRILTYDFGDVFCSHAGYLSDGRTALEEKLEYLLELEGNILKLHDEGKGLREINRELFPKKHAVSYFSSGEWDSFHIVKSIIAQNKTLIS
- a CDS encoding MerR family transcriptional regulator; the protein is MEYTVKKLSMLAGISTRTLRYYDEIGLLTPARTNSSGYRIYGQKEVDKLQQILFYKELGLELDKIMDILNDPTFDAIAALKMHQAKLLEKREQLDLLINNVSKTIGANEGRIIMSDKEKFEGFKQKLIDENEEKYGKEIREKYGDETVNQSNAKLQNMTEEDLEKVTLLADQIHTTLAEAMKLGDPTSEVAQKAVDLHKQWLTYYWPTYSKEAHAGLAEMYVADERFKAYYDKEQDGVAELLRDAILIYTGMKN